From the Hordeum vulgare subsp. vulgare chromosome 1H, MorexV3_pseudomolecules_assembly, whole genome shotgun sequence genome, the window CCCATCGATTACATGGGGAGCCAGCCCGAGATCAGCCCCAAGATGAGGGCCATTTTGACGGACTGGCTTGTGGAAGTAACCCATAAGTTTGAGCTTATGCCCGAGAGCCTATACCTCACAATGTACGCCATCGACAGGTTCCTCTCCTTGCAGGCGGTGCCACGGCGGGAGCTGCAGCTCGTCGGCATGGCGGCCATGCTCATCGCCTGCAAATATGAAGAGATCTGGGCGCCCGAGGTATGGCCAAACCCTTTCTCTCATCCCCTTTGCATCCATCGATCGCCTGTTCGTTCGAGCAGCTGCCTCAATCTGAAGGAACGAACTCTGAATCTCAAGTGGCGGCTtgctttgtgtttgcaggtaaacGATTTCATTTCCATCGCGGACAACGCATACTCGAGGCAGCAGGTCCTGTCCATGGAGAAGAACATGCTCAACAGCATGGAGTGGAACCTCACTGTGCCCACCCCGTACGTCTTCCTGGTGCGGTTCGCCAAGGCCGCCGGGAGCGACAAGGAGGTAAGAAGAACTGGATTCAGATTCTGATGATCTCTGAAGTTGCACGTCAGATAAATGTGCTGAATTTCGTTTCCTGCTTGTCCGTTCTTGTGAACGAACGCAGCTTGAAGAAATGATTTTCTTCTTCGCCGAGATGGCGCTCATGGAGTACGGGCTGGTGACGGCGCGCCCCTCGCTGGTGGCTGCCTCTGCCGTCTATGCCGCTCGGTGCACGCTGAAAAGAAGCCCCATCTGGACAGAAACCCTCAAGCACCACACCGGACTCACGGAAGCGCAGCTCCTGTAAGTCATTCACTCTCTTGTCTCTCTGTACCTGCCTGATGAACTTGGCTGAATGAGCTGGAATTCATGTAAATTCTCTCTGTTGTTGGTTTCAGGGAGCCTGCCAGGGTGCTGGTCATGGCTCACGCCACCGCTCCCGAGAGCAAGCTCAAGGCCATCTACAGGAAGTACTCCAGCGAGCAGTACGGACGTGTGGCCCTCCGCCCCCCAGCAGTTGCCGCTCCTCAGCGTCTGGCCTAGTGGGATTTAGTGGTCTGCTTTTAGGATTTGCTGCCTGGCTCTTGAAGTCTTGATCCAGAAAGCTTGGTTTACTATCTGATGATACACCAGGGTGTACAACAGCCAATATATTCATTCATATGTTTGAATCGACTTCAT encodes:
- the LOC123444055 gene encoding cyclin-B1-5-like, with the protein product MATIHDQHAAAAPQPANRGAAGPAGKQKGAAAYGRVAGGNRRVLGDIGNVVHANVLDGKIELPAGINRPITRSFGAQLLKNAEPSKNGLAVPPAARAALKPVARKVPVKPAAPRPEPAAKIVTASDENRKPSEGGAPKISRKKAVHTLTTVLNHRSKEACVHDIDKLDSDNELAVVDYIDDIYKYYKVAQHECRPIDYMGSQPEISPKMRAILTDWLVEVTHKFELMPESLYLTMYAIDRFLSLQAVPRRELQLVGMAAMLIACKYEEIWAPEVNDFISIADNAYSRQQVLSMEKNMLNSMEWNLTVPTPYVFLVRFAKAAGSDKELEEMIFFFAEMALMEYGLVTARPSLVAASAVYAARCTLKRSPIWTETLKHHTGLTEAQLLEPARVLVMAHATAPESKLKAIYRKYSSEQYGRVALRPPAVAAPQRLA